From the Oncorhynchus nerka isolate Pitt River linkage group LG28, Oner_Uvic_2.0, whole genome shotgun sequence genome, one window contains:
- the zgc:162592 gene encoding G-protein coupled receptor 52 encodes MFATFNLSESEDTNLTSADTQMLLERHRPIKIGIISVLGAMITLGNIAVIMVISSSVSGWSRNSRYFLLSLTGADSAFGLIITPLNLCVSLAKDYSEGPDSLCHIVAFFNATIYSTCMYTLATISLERYIAVFYPLKYSSLMTRRRTLFLIAFAWCFPPFLLVPISFPNGIIEVHFSTASLVCNPSYSTNVAYTLTLTCLIFFPCSIIMTCANLRLWFAAKRQRVKMRAQHLGRHNRPDVASRVLVPVMTVYYACWTPCMAAIIYNAISGNRVPEWMEFLVVWLPTSNGFLNCIFYFWINRSFRRKFCLLFQRLCLTLCPDLAKALGCTASSQPVVWDNNNTLQERCSSVSSTCTLITLASDTPF; translated from the exons ATGTTTGCAACATTCAATTTGTCTGAGTCCGAGGACACCAATCTAACCAGCGCAGATACGCAAATGCTTCTAGAACGGCACAGGCCCATTAAAATTGGCATAATATCAGTTTTAGGAGCGATGATCACGTTGGGGAATATTGCAGTCATTATGGTGATTTCTTCATCGGTGTCCGGCTGGTCAAGGAACTCTCGATACTTTTTACTCTCACTCACAGGTGCTGATTCGGCGTTTGGACTGATCATCACGCCCTTGAATCTGTGCGTCAGTCTGGCGAAAGACTACAGTGAAGGCCCAGACTCCCTCTGTCACATTGTGGCTTTCTTCAACGCGACGATTTATTCGACTTGCATGTACACACTGGCTACAATAAGTCTAGAGCGATACATAGCAGTGTTTTACCCACTTAAGTACTCCTCACTGATGACAAGGAGAAGAACGCTGTTTTTGATCGCGTTTGCATGGTGTTTTCCTCCATTTTTACTTGTGCCCATATCATTTCCTAACGGGATAATTGAGGTCCACTTTTCTACAGCGTCACTGGTTTGCAATCCATCGTACTCTACTAACGTTGCGTACACTCTAACGTTGACGTGCCTCATCTTCTTTCCTTGTTCAATCATCATGACTTGCGCAAACCTGCGCCTTTGGTTTGCTGCAAAGAGACAGCGGGTAAAGATGCGGGCACAACACCTGGGTCGTCACAACAGACCCGACGTAGCCTCCAGGGTGCTTGTCCCTGTAATGACCGTGTACTACGCATGTTGGACGCCGTGCATGGCGGCAATTATCTATAATG CCATCTCAGGCAACAGAGTTCCAGAGTGGATGGAGTTTTTGGTGGTGTGGCTCCCAACCTCCAACGGTTTCCTCAACTGCATCTTCTACTTCTGGATCAACCGCAGCTTCCGTAGAAAGTTCTGCCTGCTCTTCCAGCGGCTGTGTCTCACATTGTGCCCAGATTTGGCCAAGGCCCTGGGCTGCACAGCCAGCTCACAGCCTGTAGTCTGGGACAATAACAACACCCTCCAGGAGCGCTGCTCCAGTGTGTCGTCAACCTGCACCCTGATCACCCTGGCCAGTGACACCCCCTTCTGA